From one Streptococcus oralis genomic stretch:
- the groES gene encoding co-chaperone GroES encodes MLKPLGDRVVLKIEEKEQTVGGFVLAGSAQEQTKTAQVIATGQGVRTLNGDLVAPSVKAGDRVLVEAHAGIDVKDGDEKYIIVGEANILAIIEE; translated from the coding sequence ATGTTGAAACCATTAGGAGACCGTGTGGTCTTGAAAATCGAAGAAAAAGAACAAACTGTTGGAGGCTTTGTCCTTGCAGGCTCAGCCCAAGAACAAACAAAAACAGCCCAAGTTATAGCTACAGGACAAGGTGTTCGTACCTTGAATGGTGACTTGGTTGCTCCAAGCGTTAAGGCTGGAGACCGTGTCTTAGTTGAAGCACATGCGGGTATTGATGTCAAAGATGGAGATGAAAAGTATATCATCGTTGGTGAAGCTAACATCTTGGCAATCATTGAAGAATAG
- a CDS encoding SDR family NAD(P)-dependent oxidoreductase: protein MAKNVVITGATSGIGEAIARAYLEQGENVVLTGRRIDRLETLKSEFAETFPNQTVWTFPLDVTDMTMVKTVCSDILETIRQIDILVNNAGLALGLAPYQDYEELDMLTMLDTNVKGLMAVTRCFLPSMVAANQGHIINMGSTAGIYAYAGAAVYSATKAAVKTFSDGLRIDTIATDIKVTTIQPGIVETDFSTVRFHGDKERAATVYQGIEALQAQDIADTVVYVTSQPRRVQITDMTIMANQQATGFMVHKK, encoded by the coding sequence ATGGCGAAAAATGTAGTGATTACAGGAGCGACCTCAGGAATCGGTGAAGCGATTGCGCGTGCTTATCTGGAGCAGGGGGAGAATGTCGTTCTAACAGGGCGAAGGATAGACAGACTAGAGACTCTCAAGTCAGAGTTTGCAGAAACTTTTCCAAATCAAACAGTTTGGACCTTTCCACTGGATGTGACGGATATGACTATGGTCAAGACTGTCTGCTCCGATATTTTGGAAACGATAAGGCAGATTGATATCTTGGTCAATAATGCGGGACTAGCTCTTGGCTTGGCTCCCTATCAGGACTATGAAGAGTTGGATATGCTGACCATGTTGGATACCAATGTCAAGGGTTTGATGGCGGTTACTCGCTGTTTCTTGCCTTCTATGGTAGCAGCCAATCAGGGTCATATTATCAATATGGGATCGACCGCAGGAATTTATGCCTATGCGGGTGCAGCAGTTTATTCAGCCACCAAGGCAGCAGTTAAAACCTTTTCAGATGGACTACGAATTGATACGATCGCAACGGACATCAAGGTGACCACCATTCAGCCAGGGATTGTCGAAACTGATTTCTCTACAGTTCGTTTTCACGGTGATAAAGAGCGGGCTGCGACCGTCTATCAGGGGATCGAAGCCTTGCAGGCACAAGACATCGCAGACACTGTTGTCTATGTGACCAGTCAACCCCGTCGTGTGCAGATTACAGATATGACCATTATGGCCAATCAACAGGCGACAGGTTTCATGGTTCATAAAAAATAA
- a CDS encoding single-stranded DNA-binding protein, with protein sequence MYNKVILIGRLTSTPELHKTNNDKSVARATIAVNRRYKDQNGEREADFVNLVLWGKLAETLASYATKGSLISVDGELRTRRFEKNGQMNYVTEVLATGFQLLESRAQRAMRENNAGQDLADLVLEEEELPF encoded by the coding sequence ATGTATAATAAAGTTATTCTTATTGGACGTTTAACGTCTACACCAGAATTGCACAAAACCAACAATGACAAGTCAGTAGCGCGTGCAACTATTGCTGTGAACCGTCGTTACAAAGACCAAAACGGGGAACGTGAAGCTGACTTTGTCAATTTGGTTCTTTGGGGGAAATTGGCTGAAACCTTGGCAAGCTACGCAACTAAAGGTAGTCTTATCTCTGTGGATGGAGAACTTCGTACCCGTCGCTTTGAGAAAAATGGCCAGATGAACTATGTGACTGAAGTCCTTGCCACAGGATTCCAACTTTTGGAAAGCCGCGCCCAACGTGCTATGCGTGAAAATAACGCTGGACAGGATTTGGCAGACTTGGTCTTGGAAGAGGAAGAATTGCCATTTTAA